The following is a genomic window from Hymenobacter sp. APR13.
CGCCGTGTTTCACGCGCCAGCCCCAGAACAGCAGCGGCACGTGCGTGTCGTAGTTGTTGAGCGAGCCGTGGGTGGTGCCCTTGCTCACGGGGTAGTTGTACGACTCCAGCCAGCCTGGCTGCAGCACTACCATTACGTCGCCGCTGCGCTTGGGGTAGAAGCCGTTTTCCAGGTACATCAGCATGCCGCTTTCCCAGTGCGACTTCTGCAGGTCGTCGGCCGTAATGGCGCGGTTGACGCCAGCCAGCTGGCTGGCAATGTCCACCACTTCGTCCTGCACTACACGCAGGTTCAGCTTCTTCCCGGCGATGAGCGGGCGGTTGAGGTACACCTGCTGGTTTTCGTAGCTGAGCACCCACTGGCCGGGGCCGTGCCGGCGCACCAGCTGCTGCTGGATGGAGTCCTGCATCAGGCGCGGGCCCACCGAGCCGCCGGGCAGGTGGTGGTCGGCGAGGAAGCCGGGCGAATGGGCGGCGGCGTGGTCGGCCGTCAGGAACACCAGTGCCTGGCCCTTGCCCACGGTCCGGTCGAGGTAGTCGAGCAGGCGGGCCAGATCCTGGTCGAGACGCAGGTAGGTGTCTTCGGTTTCAATGGCATTCACCCCAAACTGGTGCCCCACGTAGTCGGTGCTGCTGAAGCTCAGGGCCAGGAAATCGGTCTGGCCGCGCTGGCCCAGCTGCTCGGCGCGCACGGCTTCCAGGGCAAAGTCCAGGGTGAGCGAGTTGCCGAACGGCGTGCTCCGGATCAGGTCGAGGTTGCGGGCCGGAGCCGTTTTTTCGCCTTCGGCCTTCAAGGCACCCTGCACCGGCGCGGGCAGCGCGCCGCTCAGCTGCGGCAGGTTGTGCGGAAACACCGGGCTGGCTTCGCCCTTAAACGTAGCCTCCCAGGCCACATTATCGGGCGAGCTTTCGGTGTACTGCCCGATGGGCAGCAGCGTTTCCCAAGGCTTATCCAGGTACTGGGCGGCGCGGTTTTCGGCGTTGAACTTCGTTACCCACTCGGGTAGGGTGTTCTGGTAGAAGGTGCTGGTGATGAAGGCGCCGTTGGCGCCGTCGTACCAGTAGGCGCCGTTGGCGGCGTGGCCGGCCGGCAGAATCGAGCCCCGGTCTTTGATGCAGACTCCGATTACCTTGCTCTGGAAGTTGGTGGCCAGCCGCAGCTCGTCAGTGATGGTGCTCGTGAGCATGTGGCGCGGGCTCTGCTGCCCGGCGGCGGCCGTGCCGCCTACCGGCTGCACGGTTTTGTCTTCGGTGACGTAGGTGCCACGGCCGGTTTCGCGCTCAAACCAGTTGTTGCCCACGATGCCGTGGAACGAAGGCGTGGTGCCGGTGTAGATGCTGGCGTGGCCTGGGCCGGTGTAGGTGGGCACGTAGTTGTAGTGGGTGTTTTCATAGCTGAATCCCTCGCCCAGCAGCCGCCGGAAGCCGCCGCTGCCGTACTTGCTCCAGTAGCGGTAGAGGTAGTCGTAGCGCATCTGGTCCACCACAATGCCCACAACCAGCTTGGGGCGGGCCAGCATGGCGGATTTTTTTGCCCGAAGGCAGACCCCGCCAGCGTGGCGGCCAGCAACAATAACAGGCTCTTTTTCAAATCGGAAAGCAGTTAGACCGGACCAGGAAACCGGCCCTTCGCGTAAGCGGCTCCAAAGATAGAAGCCTACGGCCGGAATTGCTGCGTAGGCAGCCAAATTGTAACCGCTCCGTAAAGCAGAAGCCCTCTGCCGCCTTTCCCTGCCGCCATGCCCACACCTGCCCTACCCTACGCCCTGCTCTTCGACATGGACGGCGTGCTCATTGACAACACGCCCGAGCAGGCCCGCGCCTTCCAGCTGCTGTTCCGCGACCTGGGCCTGACCACCAACGCCCGCCGCCTGCTGCGCCACCTCAACGGCATGCCGGCCTCTGAGATATTGGCCACGGTCTTCACCAACCCCGTCCCGAAGAAGCAGCTCGAAGAATACGCCGCTCAGCGCGAGCTGCTCTATCGGGTGCTCTACTGGAACAAGCGCCGCGAGGTGGCCGGCCTCACGGCGTTTCTGCAGGCCGCCCGCGCCGCCGGCTGCCGCATCGGCCTCGGCACCGGCTCCGGCGAGGACACCATCGGCTACATCCTCGACCACCTGGGCCTACGCCGCTACTTCGATGTGGTAGTAGGCAAAGACGACGTGCAGCACGGCAAGCCCCACCCCGACACCTACCTTACCACGGCCCGCAAGCTCGGCATCCCGCCCGCGCGGTGCGTGGTGCTGGAAGATGCCGTGCTGGGCGAGCAAGCCGCCTACCGGGCCGGCATGCGCTGCGTGGCCGTCGGCACCTCCCTCAAAGCCGCCGACTTTCAGGCGCCATTAGCCTACATCAAAGACTTCACTGGCTTCACGCCCGACAACCTGCTGAAGCTGCTGGAGCAGCACCCTACTGTGCCAAAGCCCTGCAAGAAGCGGACGAAGCGGGCGTATATGAAGCTGTAGGGCTGTACAACTGAACGATGTAAAGATTATAGTATTCCATCCATAGTAATATTCGACTTAAGAGAGAAACGAGCAAAAAATGTCTGCGTATTTACGCGAGCATTTACTGGCTAGAAGCCACTTCATAAGCATCACTCACTTTATCGAGATTATCGATGATTCTCGATTATTTTCCTACTCAAATCGCAACTTTTCACTCTACAATCAAGGCGCGATTCACCTGTTTATCACCAGCTTGTATTCGCAGCCAGTAAAAGCCAGGCGCGAGACCAGCAAGAGACATTTCGGCTTTGATATCAGTGGTGGTAAGGAATTGTGTTGACTGACTGCGTACTGCCTGACCCAACGCATCTACAAGTGTGAGAGTAGCATATCGAGTACTGTTGATCACAGAAAATTCTACCGTAACGACTTGAGGTGGTCTAGCTAAGCCGAACACAATTGGGACGTTGTTTGAAGTTGGGTTTCGAAGTGGTTGGGCGAGTGATAGCCGAGAGCAGAATGTCGGCGTTCGGCGTTGTAATAGGCAATATGGTGGCTGATTTCGAGCTTGGCTTCGGCCAGGCCGGGGAAGCTGCCGCCGTCGAGCAGTTCAGCCTTGAAGCGGCTCCAAAACGATTCGGCGTGGGCGTTGTCGTAGCAGTTGCCGCGCCGGCTCATGCTTTGCAGTGCGCCGTGTTGGGCGACCAGGGCTTTGAAGCGGGTAGCCGTGTACTGGCTGCCCTGGTCGGAGTGCACGACCAGTCCAGCCGCGGGCCGGCGCACGACCAGGGCCCGGCGCAAGGCCTCGCTGACCAAGTCCTCGGGCATGGTATCGCGCACGTCCCAGCCCACGATTTTGCGCGAGCAGCGGTCGAGCCAGATGGCTAAGTACAGCCAGCCGCCGCCCTGGCGGGGCAAGTACGTGATGTCGCCCACCCAGACCCGGTTCGGGGCGGTGGGGGCCGGTTGGCCGAGTAAGCGGTTGGGGGCGGCGCGCACGGCCGGGTCGGAATCGGTGGTGCGGGGCACGAACGAGCGGGGCTGCTGGGCGCGCAAGCCGTGCGCTTTGAGCACGCGCCGAATGCGCCAACGGCCCACGCCATGGCCTTCGGCCTGCACCTCGGCCCGCAGCCGGCGCGTACCGTAGCGCTGGCTGTGGCGTACAAATGCTTGGCGTACGGCTACTTGCCAGGCCGGCTCGGGTACAGGTTGGCCCTGCTGCCGGTGCCAGGCGTAGTATGCGCTGGGCGCGATGTGCAACACGCGGCAGAGCTGGCGTACGGGCACCCGCACCTGGCACTGGGCGATGTATCGGTACGTACTCACGGGGTCGGCTGGCCGAAGATGACCAAGGCTTTTTTTAAAATATCCAGCTCCTGCGCCAGCCGCTTGTTGGCGGCGCGCAGAGCACGCACCTCCGGGTCACGGGCCACTTCGACGCTGCCGACCTCGGCCACCACTTGGGCCTGCTGCCAGCGGTAGAGCAGCTTGGGGCTGATGCCCAACTCGCGGGCTGCGGCTTGCGTACTGCGGCTCTCGGACGCCAAGCGCAGGGCCTCGACCTTGAACGCCTCGTCGTATTTACGCCGTTTGTCGGGCGACGACCCGCTGGTTTTTGCTGCCATAACAGAAGAAATATACGTCCTTCTTCTGTCCGCCTTCTCTAGACCACCTCAAGTATGCCTGACCCTAAGGCCGTCCAACTGGTACCATTCCATTTGGCAATATTATTTGCGACTATATTACCAGCAGTCGTAAAGTTACCTCCCACGTATAAGTTCCCGCTATTATCCACAGCCATTGTATATATATCACCATTAACACTTTGCCCTTCGGGACCTAATCGTGACCACCTGGATGCATTGGGTTCCCACCGAGCTACTGCATTAACTACAGCACCACCAGCCGTTCCAAAGCTACCACCTGCGTACAGGGCAGTCCCTGCTATTAGCGCGGATATGGTGCTGTTAACGGTGTTAGGACTGTCATTGACACCAGTGCCTAAGGCCGCCCAACTTGTTCCGTTCCACTTAGCAATATTATTGACGGCTATTCCTCCAGCTGTATTAAAACCTCCACCGGCATACACGTTGTTATTCACATCTACAGTCAATGCCCATACACTTTTGTTAAAGGGGGAAGTGCCATTAATACCCGTTCCCAAGGCCGTCCAAGTAGTGCCGTTCCATTTGGCGATGTTCTTAGCCGGTATCCCTCCGGCTATGTCAAAGCTACCACCTACATATACATTGCCGCTCCCATCTGTGGCCAATGCATACACGTTACCAGAAATACCAGTGCCTAGAGATGTCCAAGCAGTTCCTTCCCACTTGGCAATGCTATTAACCGATGTGCCTCCTGTTAAGTAGAAGCCCCCTCCTGCGTACAAGATACCGTTGTTGTCTATTGCTACCGCATCCACGCACGCTATAGATGTGCCAGTGAGTCCTGCGCCTAAAGCCGTCCAAGTAGTGCCATTCCATTTGGCGATGTTATTAGCCGATATCCCTCCGGCTGTAGTAAAGTCACCTCCTGCGTATAAGTTATCGTTTCCATCCAATGCCAAGGATTTGATACATCTATTAAGAATAGGATTCCCGTTAATGCCACTTCCTAATCCCGTCCACGAGGTGCCATCCCACTTAGCCACGTTATTCGCTACTACTCCACCAGCAGTGGTAAAGTAGCCACCTGCGTATACAGTACCGTTGCTGCTTACGCTCAAAGCCACTACTTTGCCTCTGATACCAACGCCTAGTGCCGTCCAATTTATACCATCCCACTTAGCAATATTATTAGCTAAGATGCTCCCAGCCATAGTGAAACTACCTCCTATGTAGAGGTTACCGTTACTATCTAGCGCTAGTGCGAATACATTGCCGTTGGTGCCAGTCATCCCAGAAGGACCAGACCAATGTTCATCACCACTACCCTGAGCACCCAGCACTTGTTGGGTGTTCAGGGTAGGCTGGAAAGCAGGCTGACCATTAGATGTATTTACAAGAGTGTAACCGTAAGTGTCGAATGATCCGCAGGCACCAACACGTATTGTACCGTCGGAATTGAGAATAGTGCTTAAAGCAACCTTCGCATTGCTATCAGCTCTCACTGGTTGTACCACTAGCATAACGATGGCCATTGATATGCTAATCAGAAAACGGATGCTAAATAATAACCGTTGTCGATGGATAATGGAATTGAGAAGCTGGGTTTTCATACAAGGCATTATGAGTACTGTGCAAAATAGATATTTTCGGTTTAATGGTCTTATTACTTTTCTAGCACTCGCAGTATTCAAAGAAAAAGCTGCATAGTTGAATAGCTAAATAACAAAAGGCCCGTCTCCTTGCGGAAACGGGCCTTTACACTAGTTGAGCGCAGGAACCTTACCGGCTGGCAGCCAGGGCCTCAGCACCACCCACGATTTCAAGAATCTCGGTGGTAATGGCGGCCTGACGCGTACGGTTGTAGGTCAGCTTCAGCGACTTGAGCAGCTCACCGGCGTTTTCGGTGGCTTTCTCCATCGCCGTCATGCGGGCGCCGTGCTCCGAAGCGTTGCTTTCCAGTACAGCCTTATACAGCTGCACCTTCAGCGACTGGGGAATCAGGGTCTGCACGATTTCCTCTTTCGAGGGCTCGAAGATGTAGTCCACGTTCGAGGTCTGCACGGCGGCCGGGTTGGGCTCGGCAGGCACCAGCGGCAGCAGCTGCTCCGTCCGGATGATCTGCGTGGCCACGTTGCGGAACTCGTTGTAGACCATCACCACCTCGTCGTACTGGCCGGCCCGGAAGCCGTCCATGGCCTGCTCGGCCGCTTCGCGCACCGTGTCAAACGACAGCTTGCCGAACACGTGCGTGTAGTTGCCTACCACTGCCCCACGGCGGCTGAAGTAGTCGTGCGACTTCTTGCCGATAGCCATGTAGGCGACGTTGCCGGCAGCGGCCTGCGTGGCGTAGCGCTCCTGCACCAGGGCATTCACGCCCTTGAACACGTTGCTGTTGAACGCACCGGCCAGGCCGCGGTCCGAGGTAATGGCAATCACCAGTACCCGGCTCACCTCGCGCTGCTCGGCGTATTCGCTCACCACGTCGTCGCCGACCTGGGCCGTCAGATTCGTCAGGATGCTGTTGAGCCGCTGCGCGTAGGGGCGCATACGCAGGATGTTGTCCTGCGCCCGCCGCAGCTTGGCCGCCGCCACCATCTTCATGGCTTTGGTGATCTGCTGCGTGCTTTGCACCGATACGATGCGGTTACGGACTTCTTTTAAGCTAGCCATGTCGTTGAGAATTAGTAATTAATAATTAAGAATTAAGAATTGCTGTTCAGGCAATCTGTGCCCGGAGCAGCAACCCCCAATTCTTAATTACTAATTCTTAATTATTAATTACTTCGAAGCGTACACCGCCGACAGGTCTTTGGCAACCTGACGGATGGCGCCGGTGATGGTGTCATCGAGCTTACCAGCTTTCAGACCCTGCAGCACCTCGGGGTGGCGGGTGTTGAGCACCTGCACGAACTCCTTCTCAAACTCGCGCACCTTGTTTACGGGCACCTGGTCGAGCAGACCGTTGGTAGCGGCGTAGATAACGGCCACCTGATCTTCCACGCGCTGG
Proteins encoded in this region:
- the atpG gene encoding ATP synthase F1 subunit gamma is translated as MASLKEVRNRIVSVQSTQQITKAMKMVAAAKLRRAQDNILRMRPYAQRLNSILTNLTAQVGDDVVSEYAEQREVSRVLVIAITSDRGLAGAFNSNVFKGVNALVQERYATQAAAGNVAYMAIGKKSHDYFSRRGAVVGNYTHVFGKLSFDTVREAAEQAMDGFRAGQYDEVVMVYNEFRNVATQIIRTEQLLPLVPAEPNPAAVQTSNVDYIFEPSKEEIVQTLIPQSLKVQLYKAVLESNASEHGARMTAMEKATENAGELLKSLKLTYNRTRQAAITTEILEIVGGAEALAASR
- a CDS encoding HAD family hydrolase: MPTPALPYALLFDMDGVLIDNTPEQARAFQLLFRDLGLTTNARRLLRHLNGMPASEILATVFTNPVPKKQLEEYAAQRELLYRVLYWNKRREVAGLTAFLQAARAAGCRIGLGTGSGEDTIGYILDHLGLRRYFDVVVGKDDVQHGKPHPDTYLTTARKLGIPPARCVVLEDAVLGEQAAYRAGMRCVAVGTSLKAADFQAPLAYIKDFTGFTPDNLLKLLEQHPTVPKPCKKRTKRAYMKL
- a CDS encoding transposase; this encodes MAAKTSGSSPDKRRKYDEAFKVEALRLASESRSTQAAARELGISPKLLYRWQQAQVVAEVGSVEVARDPEVRALRAANKRLAQELDILKKALVIFGQPTP
- a CDS encoding two-component regulator propeller domain-containing protein, producing the protein MKTQLLNSIIHRQRLLFSIRFLISISMAIVMLVVQPVRADSNAKVALSTILNSDGTIRVGACGSFDTYGYTLVNTSNGQPAFQPTLNTQQVLGAQGSGDEHWSGPSGMTGTNGNVFALALDSNGNLYIGGSFTMAGSILANNIAKWDGINWTALGVGIRGKVVALSVSSNGTVYAGGYFTTAGGVVANNVAKWDGTSWTGLGSGINGNPILNRCIKSLALDGNDNLYAGGDFTTAGGISANNIAKWNGTTWTALGAGLTGTSIACVDAVAIDNNGILYAGGGFYLTGGTSVNSIAKWEGTAWTSLGTGISGNVYALATDGSGNVYVGGSFDIAGGIPAKNIAKWNGTTWTALGTGINGTSPFNKSVWALTVDVNNNVYAGGGFNTAGGIAVNNIAKWNGTSWAALGTGVNDSPNTVNSTISALIAGTALYAGGSFGTAGGAVVNAVARWEPNASRWSRLGPEGQSVNGDIYTMAVDNSGNLYVGGNFTTAGNIVANNIAKWNGTSWTALGSGILEVV
- a CDS encoding T9SS type A sorting domain-containing protein, which encodes MFGLARPPQVVTVEFSVINSTRYATLTLVDALGQAVRSQSTQFLTTTDIKAEMSLAGLAPGFYWLRIQAGDKQVNRALIVE
- a CDS encoding IS3 family transposase — translated: MSTYRYIAQCQVRVPVRQLCRVLHIAPSAYYAWHRQQGQPVPEPAWQVAVRQAFVRHSQRYGTRRLRAEVQAEGHGVGRWRIRRVLKAHGLRAQQPRSFVPRTTDSDPAVRAAPNRLLGQPAPTAPNRVWVGDITYLPRQGGGWLYLAIWLDRCSRKIVGWDVRDTMPEDLVSEALRRALVVRRPAAGLVVHSDQGSQYTATRFKALVAQHGALQSMSRRGNCYDNAHAESFWSRFKAELLDGGSFPGLAEAKLEISHHIAYYNAERRHSALGYHSPNHFETQLQTTSQLCSA
- the pafA gene encoding alkaline phosphatase PafA, with the protein product MLARPKLVVGIVVDQMRYDYLYRYWSKYGSGGFRRLLGEGFSYENTHYNYVPTYTGPGHASIYTGTTPSFHGIVGNNWFERETGRGTYVTEDKTVQPVGGTAAAGQQSPRHMLTSTITDELRLATNFQSKVIGVCIKDRGSILPAGHAANGAYWYDGANGAFITSTFYQNTLPEWVTKFNAENRAAQYLDKPWETLLPIGQYTESSPDNVAWEATFKGEASPVFPHNLPQLSGALPAPVQGALKAEGEKTAPARNLDLIRSTPFGNSLTLDFALEAVRAEQLGQRGQTDFLALSFSSTDYVGHQFGVNAIETEDTYLRLDQDLARLLDYLDRTVGKGQALVFLTADHAAAHSPGFLADHHLPGGSVGPRLMQDSIQQQLVRRHGPGQWVLSYENQQVYLNRPLIAGKKLNLRVVQDEVVDIASQLAGVNRAITADDLQKSHWESGMLMYLENGFYPKRSGDVMVVLQPGWLESYNYPVSKGTTHGSLNNYDTHVPLLFWGWRVKHGESSHPAKITDIASTLASWLHIQEPNGNTGTPLQAVLGR